From the genome of Penaeus chinensis breed Huanghai No. 1 chromosome 13, ASM1920278v2, whole genome shotgun sequence:
tttctgtcatttctattgttattattgttgtcctttctatttatattatcttaatataaataatgataataacagtgcgcTACCGCTTATgtcacgacggcgacttcccctacggcaccgaTGTTTGATTTCtcgaggcgatgtgtcgttttctcggcgtaggttcaggctcgagccaaatgtatatacatggatatatacacatacatatatgtatatatatatatatatatatatatatatatatatatatatgtgtgtgtgtgtgtgtgtgtgtgtgtgtgtgtgtgtgtgtgtgtgtgtgtaaacacataaacacgcacatacacacacacacacatacaaacacacatacacacacacacacatacatacatacatacatacatacatacatacatacatacatacatacatacacatatatatatatatatatatatatatagagagagagagagagagagagagagagagagagagagagagagagagagagagagagagagagagagagagagtgagagagagagagagagagagagataagtatatatgtataattatatatatgtgtatatataactatatatatatatatgtaagtatatatgtataaatatatatatatatatatatatatatgtatatatataaatatatatatatataaaagcatatatgtataattatatatttaaatgcatatatataaatgtgtgtatatatatatatatatatatatatatatatatatatgtgtgtgtgtgtgtgtgtatgtgtgtgtgtatgtgtgtgtgtgtgtgtaaatataaatattgatatatatatgaatatctatatacatatatatatatatatatatatatatatatatatatatatatatatatatacatctgtacacacacacgcacacccatatttatatatatatatatatatatatatatatatatatgtatatatataaaacatatatatattgtatatatataaaacatatatatatatatacacatacatacatacatacttacacacacacacacacacacataggtattattataatcatcattattattattattattattattatcatcattactgttatacacacacacacacacacacacacacacacacacacacacacacacacacacacacacacacatacacacacacatatatatatatatatatatatatatatatatatattattattattattactatcattattatcattactattgtgtttattatatatatatatatatatatatgtatatatatatatatatatatatatatatatatgtacacataaatatgaatatatatatgtatatgtattcatatatatatatatatatatatatatatatatatatatatatatatatatatatatatatatatatatatatatatatatatatatatattatgtgtgtgtgtgagtatttattttcaaacgttttgATTCGTGCTAcatgtaatagatagatagatggatggacagaacATATAAGATAGAAATGTCTTTGATGCAGTAGCACTACCTACCGGGAGCAGGAGCCAAATGTCCGCTTGACCAATCGTATTTCATCTATCTAAGTAAACATCAATAGACCCTCTCATAAATGAATGGAATAAGTCACTTTAAAACggttataattgtttattttttaatatctatattgCAGTAAGCAGATCCTTCACGCAACAGTCAGATGTTGCAAAGTAATGCAATGTTGCAAGCCGTCCAGTTGGAGCTACCTCGCCCACTGCCCGTCCGGCTTTGGGCTCCTGAGGTTCCACGATTCCCGAGCTAAGGCTCCAAGATGCCCCATGCACCATTCTTGCCCCTGTACTCGGCCTTGAGCGGCTCGACCTGGGCCACGTTCTTGGACCAGCAGCCCTTGCGCACGGAGCCGATGGTGTTGTCGGTGATGCCGAGGTCTCTCACCTGGAAGTGTCCCAACGCATTACCAAGATCGAAATAGCTGTTAGCACATAaaagcacagaaacacacatatatccatatataccttaatacatcatatatgtgtacatacatatatgtatgtatatcatcaatttatataaaaatatttggtCGTTCGTTTGTGCTGGGAGGACAAGCACAGTTCAACAACTCACGTCAGAGTAGATGCCGAAGTTCAAGACCTGGCCTTGGGGGCCGGTGTCTTGGTCAGTGTTGGGATAAAGACACAAACTCGACCCCGTCCAGCTGTTGCCACTGCAAGAGAGGAGCCACATGCAACATATGTTAAAAAGTTACAAGCAATAAGGTCTTAGAGAAAGAAACTTTTAATTTATGAAGATCTAAGGAACCGGAAGTCCTGGATAAGCAAACATGCATGTACGGACACATATATACCAGAAGAGATTGTATACAGATATAGTTTTGGAAGCAATAGTCCTGTAAAATTTccataaaatagatagatgatatagcATAGTGTAGAAGCTAATATAACGCAGAGTAGATTAGGAATATATAGGGTTTAGATCGGTGATAAGACATATAAGCAGGTATAATATAAAGTAGAATAGACGGATGCTGTAGAGTAGTAATATGGAGAAAAGTTGATTGGCAAAATATGAGAATAATTAGGTAATATAGAATATAGTGGAACAGAAAGGTAGTATAGAGCAGAATAGACAGGTAATGTAAAGTAGAATAAACAGGTAATATAGAATGGAGTAGATGGACAAGAAAGGTAATCTAGAGTAAAGTAGATAgggaatacagatatagatgcaaATGTATTTAAAGATCTACTAACTCGTAGAAGGTCCATGGACTGGTGCCCGTCAAGATAATGGAAGAGCCCTTATCAGTGAGGGTGCCCAGGTTGTCAGCGTTTGCTTCCCCGTAATATTCGCTGCCCGTGAAGATGGGGCCCTCGAACACTGTCCACGAGTCGACATTCATGTAATCTGGGCTCCCCACGAACTTGAGGGAAGAACACTGCAAAAAAGGATGTCTAAATTATTTGCTTATAATCATTACTAGGGGTAATGAGAGGAAAAAGTTAAGATTTTCATGCTGAGTGATTGTATTTCATGAGAAGGTGGAGAGTTTAATACCATATTCGAATATTCCTGTGGGAAGTCAACGGAGAGTTCGATTCCATGCACCCAGTAGACTCTGCCTGATGCCTGGTTGTATTCCACATTCTCGTAGTACAGCCACCTGTGACAACCATCTACGTTAGTTTCACTTATTTAGTGATAATTCCTGGTATAGCTATTCATTGTTTTCTTAAATTAGAAGGATCGTGATGTACAGGGGAATTCAGAACATAGAAGACAGAAAGGGGATATCCCCCACACTTCTTGATCCTTGATAGACAGTCTTCATAGATGGTACTGGATTTCATAATAATATCTAATCATTATAAAGTCATTATTTGATCTCGAAATCTATTGCACTTTACgaagtatacatacatgccagTCTGATAGACGCTACTGATGACGTTGTCGAAGTTAAAGCTCTGAAGGTCAGGTGCATAGTCGTTGAAAAGCTGGTAGAAGCCATTCATCCCCGGCTCGCTGTACACGTAGGCGTAAGCGGCATTTCCTCTCGTGGCTGAAAAGTGGTGTTGGAATATCGGCTGAGCAATGGGAGTTTTCGGCCTACTTGTCAACTGGCCTGTCTTATAATGCAAAGAGGTTGAAGCAGTTGGAATAATATCAGCTATTACGCACTGGCTTGGTTACTATTGAATATAAATAATTCAGTtctgataaaatacaaaaataaattttaatttcGTGAGTGCAACTAGTAGTATAATAACTCGGAATTATTTAAGGCTAGAACAACGTTCATTGACAGAtgaactaattatatatatatatatatatatatatatatatatatatatatataaagacatgtgtgtgtgtatgtgtgtgtgtgtgtgtgtgtgtgtgtgtgtgtgtgtgtgtgtgtgtgtgtgtgtgtgtgtgtgtgtgtgtgtattcattgttTTCTTAAATTAGAAGGATCGTGATGTACAGGGAAATTCAGAACATAGAAGACAGAAAGGGATATCCCCCAcactatacacagacacacagacacacatacacatgtatatacatatatatatttatatatatatatatacaaacacacactcacacacacacatatgtgtatgtgtgtgtgtgtgtgtgtgtatatatatatatatatatatatatatatatacacacacagacatacacacacacatatatatatttatatatatatatatatatataaatatacacacacagacacacagacacacatgtatatacatatatatatacatatatatatatatatatatatatatatatatacagatacatatatatatatatatatatatataaatgtgtatatgtatatacacacatatatatatgtatatgtacatacacatgtatatatatatatatatatatatatatatatatatacacacacacacacacacacacacacacacacacacacacacacacatgtgtatgtgtgtgtgtgtgtgtgtgtgtgtgtatatatatatatatatatatatatatataaatatatatacacacacacacacacacacatgtatatatatatatatatatatatatatatatatatatgtatatatataaaaatatacacacacagacacacacacacatgtatatacatatatgtatatatatatatatatatatatatatatatatacacacacacacacacacacacacacacacacacacacacacacacacacacatgtgtatgtgtgtgtgtgtgtgtgtatatatatatatatatatatatatatatatatatatatatatacacacacagacacacacacacacatgt
Proteins encoded in this window:
- the LOC125031784 gene encoding uncharacterized protein LOC125031784 gives rise to the protein MKVLALLALFVGAALGKATRGNAAYAYVYSEPGMNGFYQLFNDYAPDLQSFNFDNVISSVYQTGMWLYYENVEYNQASGRVYWVHGIELSVDFPQEYSNMCSSLKFVGSPDYMNVDSWTVFEGPIFTGSEYYGEANADNLGTLTDKGSSIILTGTSPWTFYDGNSWTGSSLCLYPNTDQDTGPQGQVLNFGIYSDVRDLGITDNTIGSVRKGCWSKNVAQVEPLKAEYRGKNGAWGILEP